The following are from one region of the Microbacterium sp. cx-55 genome:
- a CDS encoding PH domain-containing protein → MFRGTSGTIGLIVSGVIAFVLLGDALLRAGIGETLLLAPWILLVLWLVYVTLYASHVTITREGAVVQNYLRRTTVPWGRVADIRMRWQVVFVLTDGSEVKAYGGPVAGRPARVGPRSGAGEGRRVPPALRELGIIQDAWESERAESRPDAPIARQWDIPALVALLVIVVGAVSAVVGAI, encoded by the coding sequence GTGTTCCGCGGCACGTCCGGCACGATCGGTCTGATCGTGTCGGGCGTGATCGCGTTCGTGCTGCTCGGTGACGCGCTGCTGCGGGCGGGCATCGGGGAGACGCTGCTTCTGGCGCCCTGGATCCTGCTGGTGCTCTGGCTCGTGTACGTGACGCTGTACGCGTCGCACGTGACGATCACGCGCGAGGGCGCGGTCGTGCAGAACTATCTGCGCCGCACCACCGTCCCCTGGGGGCGTGTGGCCGACATCCGGATGCGGTGGCAGGTCGTGTTCGTCCTCACCGACGGGTCGGAGGTGAAGGCCTACGGCGGACCCGTCGCGGGTCGTCCGGCGCGCGTGGGGCCGCGCTCCGGAGCGGGTGAGGGCAGGCGCGTGCCTCCCGCGCTGCGCGAGCTCGGAATCATCCAGGACGCATGGGAGTCCGAGCGGGCGGAGAGTCGCCCGGATGCCCCGATCGCCCGCCAGTGGGATATTCCTGCGCTCGTCGCGCTCCTGGTGATCGTGGTCGGTGCGGTGAGCGCGGTGGTCGGTGCGATCTGA
- a CDS encoding dipeptide ABC transporter ATP-binding protein, which translates to MSDSTTTPLLSIRNLRVAFDTQAGSREVLHGVNLDVFPGETVAIVGESGSGKSTTASAIVNLLPGTGHVTSGSITLDGRELTELTPGQMEKVRGRDIGYVPQDPMSNLNPVWSIGFQVKEAIRANGVATGRQAITDRAIEVLQQAGLADAEKRLHQYPHQFSGGMRQRALIGIGLAADPKLLIADEPTSALDVTVQRVILDHMASLTREKGTSMLLITHDLGLAAERASKIIVMQQGEIVEAGPSREILQNPIHPYTQRLVAAAPSIASQRLQAVAVSRGIETADDLADLAPTVRVTDLTKDYKIRQGGFRSEPFRAVDKVSFEIPRGKTLALVGESGSGKSTVAKMVLKLEEPTSGAIEIDGTDVAKLSNRDAFALRRRMQPVFQDPYGSLDPLRNIGNTISEPLDIHSVGDKASRRARVRELLDQVSLPQDLATRYPSELSGGQRQRVAIARALALKPDIVVLDEAVSALDVLVQDQILKLLAELQSELGLTYLFITHDLAVVRVAADTVAVMEKGRIVEQGTVDEIFANPAQDYTRRLLDAIPGATIPLGGGVDL; encoded by the coding sequence ATGAGCGACAGCACCACCACCCCATTGCTCAGCATCCGCAACCTCCGGGTCGCGTTCGACACCCAGGCCGGCAGCCGCGAAGTGCTGCACGGCGTGAACCTCGACGTGTTCCCCGGTGAGACCGTCGCGATCGTGGGCGAGTCCGGTTCGGGCAAGTCGACGACCGCATCCGCCATCGTGAACCTCCTGCCCGGCACCGGGCACGTGACGTCGGGCAGCATCACGCTCGACGGGCGAGAGCTGACCGAGCTCACGCCGGGGCAGATGGAGAAGGTCCGCGGTCGCGACATCGGATACGTCCCGCAGGACCCGATGTCGAACCTCAACCCGGTGTGGAGCATCGGTTTTCAGGTGAAGGAAGCGATCCGTGCGAACGGCGTCGCCACCGGCCGCCAGGCGATCACCGACCGCGCCATCGAGGTTCTGCAGCAGGCCGGCCTCGCCGACGCCGAGAAGCGCCTCCACCAGTACCCGCACCAGTTCTCGGGCGGGATGCGGCAGCGCGCCCTGATCGGCATCGGCCTCGCGGCCGACCCGAAGCTGCTGATCGCCGACGAGCCGACCTCGGCGCTCGACGTCACGGTGCAGCGCGTGATCCTCGACCACATGGCGTCGCTGACGCGCGAGAAGGGCACCTCGATGCTCCTGATCACGCACGACCTCGGCCTCGCCGCCGAACGCGCGTCGAAGATCATCGTGATGCAGCAGGGCGAGATCGTCGAGGCCGGTCCGAGCCGCGAGATCCTGCAGAACCCGATCCACCCGTACACGCAGCGGCTCGTCGCGGCCGCGCCCTCGATCGCGTCGCAGCGGCTGCAGGCCGTCGCCGTCAGCCGCGGGATCGAGACCGCGGACGATCTGGCCGATCTCGCGCCGACCGTGCGGGTCACCGACCTCACCAAGGACTACAAGATCCGTCAGGGCGGGTTCCGCAGCGAGCCCTTCCGCGCCGTCGACAAGGTCTCGTTCGAGATCCCGCGCGGGAAGACCCTCGCGCTCGTCGGCGAGTCCGGTTCGGGCAAGTCGACCGTCGCCAAGATGGTGTTGAAGCTCGAGGAGCCGACGTCCGGCGCCATCGAGATCGACGGCACCGACGTGGCGAAGCTCTCGAACCGTGACGCGTTCGCGCTTCGGCGACGGATGCAGCCGGTGTTCCAGGACCCGTACGGCTCGCTCGATCCGCTCCGCAACATCGGCAACACGATCTCCGAGCCGCTCGACATCCACAGCGTGGGCGACAAGGCCTCGCGTCGGGCGCGGGTGCGCGAGCTGCTCGACCAGGTGTCGCTGCCGCAGGACCTCGCGACGCGGTACCCGAGCGAACTTTCGGGCGGTCAGCGGCAGCGCGTCGCCATCGCGCGCGCGCTCGCTCTGAAGCCCGACATCGTGGTGCTCGATGAGGCCGTATCCGCGCTCGACGTGCTCGTGCAGGATCAGATCCTCAAGCTCCTCGCGGAGCTGCAGTCCGAACTGGGCCTGACCTACCTCTTCATCACGCACGACCTCGCGGTCGTCCGTGTCGCGGCCGATACGGTCGCGGTCATGGAGAAGGGTCGGATCGTGGAGCAGGGGACCGTCGACGAGATCTTCGCGAACCCCGCGCAGGACTACACGCGTCGTCTGCTCGACGCGATTCCCGGGGCGACCATCCCGCTCGGCGGGGGAGTGGATCTCTGA
- a CDS encoding ABC transporter permease, with protein sequence MSSNSELPTHFVAPVKDAVITVDAVKIDDKPSSLWRDAWRDLRKRPTFWLSVLIVLVVLIMAIFPTLFTQTPPNNDCQLANSNGGPMSGHPLGFTFQGCDIWARIVWGSRTSLSVGLLATLIGSVIGLIMGALAGFYGGWLDSLLSRVGDIFFAIPYILAAVVVMSVFSDFRNVFTLAVAIGGFAWASTARVVRAEILRVRQADFVTASRALGQTRFQTLVTHVVPNAIAPLIVLSTLSLAAAIVAEATLAFLGVGLGSDVMSWGADISNAQQSLRNAPMALIYPSIALTVTVLAFILLGELIRDALDPRARARR encoded by the coding sequence ATGTCAAGTAACTCCGAACTGCCCACGCACTTCGTCGCTCCGGTGAAGGACGCTGTCATCACCGTCGACGCGGTGAAGATCGACGACAAGCCGTCGAGCCTCTGGCGGGACGCCTGGCGCGACCTGCGCAAGCGCCCGACGTTCTGGCTGTCGGTGCTCATCGTGCTCGTCGTGCTGATCATGGCGATCTTCCCGACGCTGTTCACGCAGACTCCGCCGAACAACGACTGCCAGCTGGCGAACAGCAACGGCGGACCGATGTCTGGTCACCCGCTCGGGTTCACGTTCCAGGGCTGCGACATCTGGGCGCGAATCGTCTGGGGATCGCGCACGTCGCTGTCCGTCGGACTCCTCGCGACGCTGATCGGTTCGGTCATCGGCCTCATCATGGGCGCCCTCGCGGGCTTCTACGGCGGATGGCTCGACTCGCTGCTCTCGCGCGTCGGCGACATCTTCTTCGCCATCCCGTACATCCTCGCCGCGGTCGTCGTCATGAGCGTGTTCTCGGACTTCCGGAACGTGTTCACCCTCGCGGTCGCGATCGGTGGATTCGCCTGGGCCTCCACCGCCCGAGTCGTTCGCGCCGAGATCCTCCGCGTCCGTCAGGCGGACTTCGTGACCGCCTCGCGGGCGCTGGGTCAGACGCGGTTCCAGACCCTCGTCACCCACGTTGTCCCGAACGCGATCGCTCCGTTGATCGTGCTGTCGACGCTGTCGCTCGCGGCAGCGATCGTCGCCGAGGCGACCCTCGCTTTCCTGGGTGTCGGACTCGGATCCGATGTCATGTCGTGGGGTGCCGATATCAGCAACGCGCAGCAGTCGCTGCGGAACGCCCCGATGGCCCTCATCTATCCGTCGATCGCGCTGACCGTCACGGTGCTCGCGTTCATCCTGCTGGGCGAGCTGATCCGCGACGCCCTCGACCCGAGAGCGAGGGCGCGTCGATGA
- a CDS encoding ABC transporter permease, translating into MLGYILRRILQVIPVFLGSTLLIYFLVFAMPGNPILALFGDRTPNQAVIDGLMAQYHLDQPFIVQYFYYLMGILQGDMGTTFSGQSVNDVLARTLPVTGRLAVMAIAIEFTLAIIIGTISALRKGKLFDNVALVISLVFVAIPIFVLAFLAQYFLAIQLGWFKPTVGSSNDWGDLWLPAIVLGVSLYATSMRLMRGSVIDTLNQDWVRTAYSKGMSRRRVIPVHVLRNSLIPVITNSATNFGVLLVGATVTEAIFNVPGVGNTLFQATLRHEGPTIVSFVTVFVILYVLVNLVIDLLYGLLDPRIRYVK; encoded by the coding sequence GTGCTCGGTTACATCCTCAGACGCATCCTGCAGGTGATCCCGGTGTTCTTGGGATCCACCCTGCTCATCTATTTCCTGGTGTTCGCGATGCCAGGCAACCCCATTTTGGCGCTCTTCGGCGATCGCACGCCGAACCAGGCGGTCATCGACGGACTCATGGCCCAGTACCACCTGGACCAGCCGTTCATCGTGCAGTACTTCTACTACCTCATGGGCATCCTGCAGGGTGACATGGGTACGACGTTCTCCGGGCAGTCGGTCAACGATGTCCTCGCCCGCACGCTCCCGGTCACCGGTCGCCTCGCCGTGATGGCCATCGCGATCGAGTTCACGCTCGCGATCATCATCGGCACGATCTCGGCTCTTCGTAAGGGCAAGCTGTTCGACAACGTCGCCCTCGTGATTTCGCTCGTCTTCGTCGCGATCCCGATCTTCGTGCTCGCGTTCCTCGCGCAGTACTTCCTCGCGATCCAGCTCGGATGGTTCAAGCCCACGGTCGGGTCCTCGAACGACTGGGGCGATCTCTGGTTGCCCGCGATCGTGCTGGGTGTGAGCCTCTACGCCACGAGCATGCGCCTCATGCGCGGCTCCGTGATCGACACGCTCAACCAGGACTGGGTGCGAACGGCGTACTCCAAGGGAATGTCGCGTCGGCGCGTCATCCCGGTGCACGTGCTCCGCAACTCGCTCATCCCGGTGATCACCAACTCCGCGACGAACTTCGGCGTGCTGCTGGTCGGTGCCACGGTGACCGAGGCGATCTTCAACGTGCCGGGAGTGGGTAACACCCTCTTCCAGGCGACGCTGCGCCACGAGGGTCCCACGATCGTGTCGTTCGTCACGGTCTTCGTGATCCTCTACGTGCTCGTCAACCTCGTCATCGACCTGTTGTACGGTCTGCTCGACCCGAGGATCCGCTATGTCAAGTAA
- a CDS encoding peptide ABC transporter substrate-binding protein, with protein MKRSRIALASIALVGVGALALAGCASGGGSNESTGGSSDAVISANGSEPQNPLIPTNTNETGGGKILDSIFAGLVYYDANGAPVNDVAEEITTEDPQHLTVKIKEGLTFTDGEEITADNFIKAWNYGALASNEQLSSYFFEDIEGFSYDEDSELTGLAQVDDYTFTIALNKPASDFALRLGYSAFYPLPDVAFDDMDAFGESPIGNGPYKLAADDAWQHDVEIDLVKNDEYTGGRAAQNGGLKIVFYASQDAAYADLLAGNLDVLDAIPDAALATYESDLGDRQVNQPAAIFQSFTIPESLAHFAGEEGKLRRQAISMAINRQEITDTIFQGTRTPASDFTSPVIDGWSDSLEGADVLGFDADKAKELWAEADAISPWDGTFQIAYNSDGGHQSWVDATTNSIKNTLGIEASGAPYVDFASLRTEVTNRTITTAFRTGWQADYPGLYNFLGPLYATNAGSNDGDYSNAEFDQLLSDGISSTDPATANEDFQSAQEILLQDLPAIPLWYSNVNGGFAETVDNVQFGWNSVPLYYAITKA; from the coding sequence GTGAAGCGCAGCAGAATCGCTCTCGCGAGCATCGCGCTGGTCGGAGTCGGGGCACTCGCCCTGGCCGGTTGCGCGAGCGGCGGTGGCTCGAACGAGTCCACCGGTGGCTCGTCCGACGCCGTCATCAGCGCCAACGGGTCCGAGCCCCAGAACCCGCTCATCCCGACCAACACGAACGAGACGGGCGGCGGCAAGATCCTCGACTCGATCTTCGCGGGCCTCGTCTACTACGACGCAAACGGCGCTCCCGTCAACGACGTCGCCGAAGAGATCACGACCGAGGACCCTCAGCACCTCACGGTCAAGATCAAGGAAGGCCTGACCTTCACCGACGGTGAAGAGATCACGGCTGACAACTTCATCAAGGCGTGGAACTACGGCGCTCTGGCCTCCAACGAGCAGCTCTCCAGCTACTTCTTCGAGGACATCGAGGGCTTCAGCTACGACGAGGACTCCGAGCTCACCGGTCTCGCGCAGGTGGACGACTACACGTTCACCATCGCGCTGAACAAGCCGGCCTCCGACTTCGCGCTGCGCCTGGGCTACTCGGCCTTCTACCCGCTCCCCGATGTCGCGTTCGACGACATGGACGCATTCGGTGAGAGCCCGATCGGCAACGGCCCGTACAAGCTGGCCGCGGACGACGCGTGGCAGCACGACGTCGAGATCGACCTCGTCAAGAACGACGAGTACACCGGTGGCCGTGCGGCCCAGAACGGTGGACTCAAGATCGTCTTCTACGCGTCGCAGGATGCGGCGTACGCCGACCTGCTCGCCGGCAACCTGGACGTCCTCGACGCCATCCCGGATGCGGCACTCGCGACCTACGAGTCGGACCTCGGTGACCGTCAGGTCAACCAGCCCGCCGCGATCTTCCAGTCCTTCACGATCCCGGAGAGCCTCGCGCACTTCGCGGGCGAAGAGGGCAAGCTGCGTCGCCAGGCGATCTCGATGGCGATCAACCGCCAGGAGATCACCGACACGATCTTCCAGGGCACCCGCACCCCCGCCAGCGACTTCACCTCTCCGGTGATCGACGGCTGGTCGGACTCCCTGGAGGGCGCTGACGTCCTCGGCTTCGACGCCGACAAGGCGAAGGAACTGTGGGCCGAGGCCGACGCCATCTCCCCGTGGGACGGCACGTTCCAGATCGCGTACAACTCCGACGGCGGACACCAGTCGTGGGTCGACGCGACCACCAACTCGATCAAGAACACGCTGGGCATCGAGGCATCCGGCGCCCCGTACGTCGACTTCGCGTCGCTGCGTACCGAGGTCACCAACCGCACCATCACGACCGCGTTCCGCACCGGATGGCAGGCCGACTACCCGGGTCTGTACAACTTCCTCGGACCGCTGTACGCGACCAACGCGGGCTCGAACGACGGTGACTACTCGAACGCCGAGTTCGACCAGCTCCTGAGCGACGGCATCTCGAGCACCGACCCGGCCACGGCCAACGAGGACTTCCAGTCGGCGCAGGAGATCCTGCTCCAGGACCTCCCGGCCATCCCGCTCTGGTACTCGAACGTCAACGGTGGATTCGCCGAGACGGTCGACAACGTCCAGTTCGGCTGGAACTCCGTTCCGCTGTACTACGCGATCACGAAGGCGTAA
- a CDS encoding ABC transporter substrate-binding protein, with the protein MRWRTRFTATIVVAALAVGLSACAPDDTDRLVPGSAITVALDAPVTSLNPAVLGQDGAANTALAALTTSGFWRRDAAGERVPQDRFGSIRVQSRDPLTVIYTVNDGVRWSDGARVDAADLLLTWAAGTTHRTGGKPDADGLPETRWNTGAGPDRGLDLVAETPEIGDDGRSITLVYTSPAADWESAFDAPPVAAHRVAMLGHPDDDLDTPAAKAALIAAVQDDDLDWLAPVSRAYREDFALGAVGANNAVTNGAYLIDAVSADGTRVDLRANPDGIGGPSPRVERVTVQAIPNAAERLAAVSRGDVDIAAAPATSESVAFAGQAAGAAVALGTGFDHLDLQTAGGGVFDPATYGGDEERARTVRTAFLATVPRAALLAALATPFVPDAEVRRSAVRPPDPVGDPHPLPTPEASAPAPETPPSPETSPAPDDAPDIDRARDLLAEADVPNPTVRLLFPANDSRRAAAFGLLAASAAEAGITLVDASRADWASRLSTPGEYDAALFAWDADPSAPVALAAGYATAGAANVSGWSDDTVDDLIAQLGAETDADARDPILDALDEQIAAQAWSLPLVPVPIVTVWSDAVTSVRPAAAANGVLTGFADWVPASAETRSE; encoded by the coding sequence ATGCGGTGGCGCACGAGGTTCACGGCGACGATCGTGGTGGCCGCCCTGGCGGTCGGGCTCTCCGCGTGCGCTCCCGACGACACCGACCGTCTCGTGCCGGGGAGTGCGATCACGGTCGCCCTCGATGCACCCGTCACGTCGCTGAACCCCGCGGTCCTCGGCCAGGACGGCGCGGCGAACACCGCGCTCGCCGCGCTCACGACCTCGGGCTTCTGGCGCCGCGACGCCGCCGGCGAGCGGGTGCCGCAGGATCGGTTCGGCAGCATCCGCGTGCAGTCCCGTGATCCGCTCACCGTCATCTACACGGTCAACGACGGCGTGCGCTGGTCGGATGGCGCCCGCGTCGACGCCGCCGACCTGCTGCTCACATGGGCGGCCGGAACGACGCACCGGACGGGCGGAAAACCGGATGCGGATGGGCTCCCCGAAACGCGCTGGAACACGGGCGCGGGCCCGGATCGGGGCCTCGACCTCGTTGCCGAGACCCCTGAGATCGGCGACGACGGCCGCAGCATCACCCTGGTCTACACCTCGCCCGCCGCCGACTGGGAGTCGGCTTTCGACGCGCCGCCGGTCGCCGCGCACCGGGTCGCGATGCTCGGTCATCCGGATGACGATCTGGACACACCGGCAGCCAAAGCCGCGCTGATCGCCGCCGTCCAGGACGACGATCTCGACTGGCTCGCTCCGGTATCCCGGGCATACCGCGAGGACTTCGCGCTCGGCGCTGTCGGGGCGAATAACGCGGTCACGAACGGCGCGTACCTGATCGACGCGGTGTCGGCCGACGGCACCCGGGTCGATCTGCGGGCGAATCCGGACGGTATCGGTGGGCCGTCCCCCCGCGTCGAGCGGGTGACGGTCCAGGCGATCCCGAATGCCGCCGAGCGCCTCGCCGCCGTCTCCCGCGGTGACGTCGACATCGCCGCTGCGCCCGCGACGTCCGAATCGGTCGCATTCGCGGGTCAGGCCGCTGGCGCGGCCGTCGCCCTCGGCACGGGCTTCGACCACCTCGACCTGCAGACCGCCGGCGGGGGCGTGTTCGACCCCGCGACCTACGGCGGCGATGAGGAGCGGGCCCGCACCGTGCGCACCGCGTTCCTCGCCACCGTGCCCCGCGCGGCCCTCCTCGCCGCACTCGCGACTCCCTTCGTTCCGGATGCGGAGGTGCGCCGATCCGCCGTGCGCCCTCCCGACCCGGTCGGGGATCCGCATCCGCTGCCGACACCCGAGGCGTCGGCGCCCGCACCCGAGACCCCGCCCTCGCCCGAGACCTCACCCGCACCCGACGACGCCCCCGACATCGATCGCGCGCGCGATCTGCTCGCCGAGGCGGACGTGCCGAACCCGACCGTGCGGCTGCTCTTCCCTGCGAACGACTCCCGGCGGGCGGCGGCTTTCGGGCTGCTCGCGGCCTCCGCGGCCGAGGCCGGAATCACGCTCGTCGACGCCTCGCGCGCGGACTGGGCCTCCAGGCTGTCGACTCCCGGGGAGTACGACGCGGCGCTTTTCGCGTGGGATGCCGATCCGTCGGCTCCGGTGGCGCTCGCCGCGGGCTACGCGACCGCGGGAGCGGCGAACGTCTCCGGCTGGTCGGACGACACCGTGGACGATCTCATCGCGCAGCTGGGCGCGGAGACGGATGCCGACGCCCGCGATCCGATCCTCGATGCGCTCGACGAACAGATCGCGGCGCAGGCGTGGTCACTGCCGCTCGTGCCGGTGCCCATCGTGACGGTCTGGTCGGATGCGGTCACGAGCGTACGGCCCGCCGCGGCTGCGAACGGCGTCCTCACCGGTTTCGCCGACTGGGTGCCCGCATCCGCCGAAACTCGATCCGAGTAG
- a CDS encoding CPBP family intramembrane glutamic endopeptidase: MQKRPFGVFDPAPVGGAARTRIRWEIWLVLAVSVGQSALYSVLSFIRTVQRSLETNQPVGAQQTQLNPARDAEALWDALYQLLDIVFSLAVVALVVYLLWEPGSRALARIGLDFRRIGGDAGRGLLLVAVIGIPGLGLYVAGRLLGVTVGVVASPLDAAWYTVPLLILAAVRAGLTEEVIFLGYLFDRLRRLGWNWWTIILVTAGLRGLYHAYQGVGSIIGNVAMGIVFGWCYRRWGRVMPLVIAHTVIDVFAFVGYPLAVALWPGIF, from the coding sequence GTGCAGAAGCGCCCCTTCGGAGTGTTCGATCCCGCGCCCGTGGGCGGCGCCGCGCGCACCCGCATCCGGTGGGAGATCTGGCTCGTGCTCGCCGTATCGGTCGGGCAATCGGCGCTGTACTCGGTGCTGTCCTTCATCCGGACCGTGCAACGCTCGCTGGAGACGAACCAACCCGTCGGGGCGCAGCAGACGCAGCTCAACCCCGCGCGCGACGCCGAGGCCCTCTGGGACGCGCTGTACCAACTGCTCGACATCGTGTTCTCGCTCGCGGTGGTCGCGCTCGTCGTGTATCTGCTGTGGGAGCCGGGGTCACGTGCGCTCGCGCGCATCGGGCTGGACTTCCGCCGCATCGGCGGCGACGCCGGCCGCGGTCTGCTGCTCGTCGCGGTGATCGGGATTCCCGGGCTCGGGCTGTACGTCGCGGGCCGGCTGCTGGGCGTCACGGTCGGCGTCGTCGCGTCGCCGCTGGATGCTGCCTGGTACACGGTGCCGCTGCTCATCCTCGCCGCGGTGCGTGCGGGCCTCACCGAGGAGGTCATCTTCCTCGGCTACTTGTTCGACCGCCTGCGCCGGCTGGGCTGGAACTGGTGGACGATCATCCTGGTCACTGCGGGCCTTCGCGGGCTCTACCACGCGTACCAGGGCGTCGGATCGATCATCGGCAACGTCGCGATGGGCATCGTCTTCGGATGGTGCTACCGACGCTGGGGACGGGTCATGCCCCTGGTCATCGCGCACACGGTGATCGACGTCTTCGCCTTCGTCGGCTACCCCCTCGCCGTCGCGCTCTGGCCCGGCATCTTCTAG